In Hyla sarda isolate aHylSar1 chromosome 12, aHylSar1.hap1, whole genome shotgun sequence, a genomic segment contains:
- the LOC130297060 gene encoding opioid growth factor receptor-like protein 1 isoform X1 gives MSRDGGEDGWTSEYDSTWEDEEENGRGEEEGRERRTQRRPTYSRRWRNRAARDLQCYRHGYRGENASDQSCTEENSKTMPNLDFYQNKERFEPNGLCIDDLLSDWKEDYPTLERNHSYIQWLFPLREYGMNSYAKPLTLNEIAMMKKDKAVMARFLKAYRLMLHFYGIKLINEETGEVKKEANWEERFKNLNYHSHNNLRITRILKCLGEMGYDHFQAPLVKFFLEETLVQNRLPNVKRSVLDYFMFAVKNKYERRKLVHFAWENYKQNNHQERFIWGPVEKLKHFHPWEENEVNNSSEGPQDGVGKNLDSKPYKNYDKGKQSLSVHGGRVRDEKVMVSQCDSKMENVTASELIPMEDRGVLPENSPNHNTDTRPNQSTPLFKDVNSIMGQKEDNTEEKNDAKKEVEYENAKEDSSKVHKEEVIRKSKQDQEGGLEVNGPSSQNIDNKRIQGDHRKRKMPDSSTVNLTADDSTAADCTQSYHCASPCLSEEEGGQVDGVEDKVKKLKLKEKRNANDHPYGTEEDNPLDDASSGEKGENLSFPNIEFTFK, from the exons ATGTCCCGGGACGGTGGTGAGGACGGGTGGACGTCCGAGTATGACTCTACCTGGGAGGACGAGGAGGAGAACGGAAGAGGGGAGGAAGAAGGTCGGGAGCGGAGGACTCAGCGCCGG CCTACGTATTCTCGACGGTGGCGGAACAGAGCGGCCAGAGACCTGCAGTGCTATAGGCATGGCTACAGGGGGGAAAACGCCAGCGATCAGTCTTGCACg GAAGAAAACTCTAAAACAATGCCCAACCTGGACTTCTACCAGAACAAGGAGCGCTTTGAGCCAAATG GATTGTGCATTGATGATCTGCTCAGCGACTGGAAGGAGGATTACCCCACACTAGAGCGGAACCATTCTTACATTCAGTG GCTGTTTCCATTGCGAGAATACGGGATGAACTCATATGCCAAGCCCCTGACACTGAATGAGATTGCG ATGATGAAGAAGGATAAGGCTGTCATGGCAAGGTTCCTCAAAGCATACAGACTCATGCTGCACTTCTATGGTATTAAACTCataaatgaagagacaggagaagTGAAGAAGGAAGCAAATTGGGAGGAGAGATTTAAGAACCTGAATTA TCACAGCCACAACAATCTGCGGATCACTCGGATCCTGAAGTGTTTAGGGGAGATGGGCTATGATCACTTCCAGGCCCCTCTGGtcaagtttttcctggaggagacTTTAGTGCAAAACAGATTACCCAATGTAAAAAGGAGCGTATTAGACTATTTCATGTTTGCCGTGAAGAACAAGTACGAGCGCAGGAAACTAGTGCACTTTGCCTGGGAGAACTACAAACAAAATAATCACCAAGAAAGGTTTATCTGGGGGCCAGTGGAGAAGCTCAAACATTTCCACCCCTGGGAAGAGAATGAAGTAAACAATAGCTCTGAGGGGCCACAAGATGGTGTAGGAAAGAATCTAGATTCCAAGCCTTACAAAAACTATGATAAGGGAAAGCAGTCTCTCAGCGTCCATGGTGGCAGAGTCAGAGATGAAAAGGTTATGGTGAGTCAATGTGACTCCAAGATGGAAAATGTTACTGCTAGTGAGTTGATCCCtatggaagacagaggagtcttacCAGAGAACAGTCCAAATCATAACACAGATACCAGACCTAACCAAAGCACTCCACTTTTTAAAGATGTTAACTCCATCATGGGTCAAAAGGAAGACAACACTGAGGAGAAGAATGATGCAAAGAAAGAAGTTGAGTATGAAAATGCCAAAGAAGACTCCAGTAAAGTCCATAAGGAAGAAGTCATTAGGAAGAGCAAGCAAGACCAAGAAGGTGGGTTAGAGGTCAATGGACCCTCCAGCCAAAACATTGACAACAAGCGTATCCAAGGAGATCACCGGAAAAGAAAGATGCCTGACAGTAGTACCGTAAACCTTACAGCTGACGACTCTACGGCTGCAGACTGCACCCAGTCATATCATTGTGCCAGTCCATGTCTATCAGAAGAAGAGGGAGGTCAAGTAGATGGTGTAGAAGACAAGGTGAAGAAGCTCAAGCTGAAAGAAAAGCGGAACGCAAATGATCATCCTTATGGAACAGAAGAGGACAACCCCCTCGATGATGCCAGTTCAGGAGAGAAGGGCGAGAATCTTTCTTTTCCAAACATAGAATTTACCTTTAAATGA
- the LOC130297060 gene encoding opioid growth factor receptor-like protein 1 isoform X2, which yields MTLPGRTRRRTEEGRKKPTYSRRWRNRAARDLQCYRHGYRGENASDQSCTEENSKTMPNLDFYQNKERFEPNGLCIDDLLSDWKEDYPTLERNHSYIQWLFPLREYGMNSYAKPLTLNEIAMMKKDKAVMARFLKAYRLMLHFYGIKLINEETGEVKKEANWEERFKNLNYHSHNNLRITRILKCLGEMGYDHFQAPLVKFFLEETLVQNRLPNVKRSVLDYFMFAVKNKYERRKLVHFAWENYKQNNHQERFIWGPVEKLKHFHPWEENEVNNSSEGPQDGVGKNLDSKPYKNYDKGKQSLSVHGGRVRDEKVMVSQCDSKMENVTASELIPMEDRGVLPENSPNHNTDTRPNQSTPLFKDVNSIMGQKEDNTEEKNDAKKEVEYENAKEDSSKVHKEEVIRKSKQDQEGGLEVNGPSSQNIDNKRIQGDHRKRKMPDSSTVNLTADDSTAADCTQSYHCASPCLSEEEGGQVDGVEDKVKKLKLKEKRNANDHPYGTEEDNPLDDASSGEKGENLSFPNIEFTFK from the exons ATGACTCTACCTGGGAGGACGAGGAGGAGAACGGAAGAGGGGAGGAAGAAG CCTACGTATTCTCGACGGTGGCGGAACAGAGCGGCCAGAGACCTGCAGTGCTATAGGCATGGCTACAGGGGGGAAAACGCCAGCGATCAGTCTTGCACg GAAGAAAACTCTAAAACAATGCCCAACCTGGACTTCTACCAGAACAAGGAGCGCTTTGAGCCAAATG GATTGTGCATTGATGATCTGCTCAGCGACTGGAAGGAGGATTACCCCACACTAGAGCGGAACCATTCTTACATTCAGTG GCTGTTTCCATTGCGAGAATACGGGATGAACTCATATGCCAAGCCCCTGACACTGAATGAGATTGCG ATGATGAAGAAGGATAAGGCTGTCATGGCAAGGTTCCTCAAAGCATACAGACTCATGCTGCACTTCTATGGTATTAAACTCataaatgaagagacaggagaagTGAAGAAGGAAGCAAATTGGGAGGAGAGATTTAAGAACCTGAATTA TCACAGCCACAACAATCTGCGGATCACTCGGATCCTGAAGTGTTTAGGGGAGATGGGCTATGATCACTTCCAGGCCCCTCTGGtcaagtttttcctggaggagacTTTAGTGCAAAACAGATTACCCAATGTAAAAAGGAGCGTATTAGACTATTTCATGTTTGCCGTGAAGAACAAGTACGAGCGCAGGAAACTAGTGCACTTTGCCTGGGAGAACTACAAACAAAATAATCACCAAGAAAGGTTTATCTGGGGGCCAGTGGAGAAGCTCAAACATTTCCACCCCTGGGAAGAGAATGAAGTAAACAATAGCTCTGAGGGGCCACAAGATGGTGTAGGAAAGAATCTAGATTCCAAGCCTTACAAAAACTATGATAAGGGAAAGCAGTCTCTCAGCGTCCATGGTGGCAGAGTCAGAGATGAAAAGGTTATGGTGAGTCAATGTGACTCCAAGATGGAAAATGTTACTGCTAGTGAGTTGATCCCtatggaagacagaggagtcttacCAGAGAACAGTCCAAATCATAACACAGATACCAGACCTAACCAAAGCACTCCACTTTTTAAAGATGTTAACTCCATCATGGGTCAAAAGGAAGACAACACTGAGGAGAAGAATGATGCAAAGAAAGAAGTTGAGTATGAAAATGCCAAAGAAGACTCCAGTAAAGTCCATAAGGAAGAAGTCATTAGGAAGAGCAAGCAAGACCAAGAAGGTGGGTTAGAGGTCAATGGACCCTCCAGCCAAAACATTGACAACAAGCGTATCCAAGGAGATCACCGGAAAAGAAAGATGCCTGACAGTAGTACCGTAAACCTTACAGCTGACGACTCTACGGCTGCAGACTGCACCCAGTCATATCATTGTGCCAGTCCATGTCTATCAGAAGAAGAGGGAGGTCAAGTAGATGGTGTAGAAGACAAGGTGAAGAAGCTCAAGCTGAAAGAAAAGCGGAACGCAAATGATCATCCTTATGGAACAGAAGAGGACAACCCCCTCGATGATGCCAGTTCAGGAGAGAAGGGCGAGAATCTTTCTTTTCCAAACATAGAATTTACCTTTAAATGA
- the LOC130297060 gene encoding opioid growth factor receptor-like protein 1 isoform X3 produces MPNLDFYQNKERFEPNGLCIDDLLSDWKEDYPTLERNHSYIQWLFPLREYGMNSYAKPLTLNEIAMMKKDKAVMARFLKAYRLMLHFYGIKLINEETGEVKKEANWEERFKNLNYHSHNNLRITRILKCLGEMGYDHFQAPLVKFFLEETLVQNRLPNVKRSVLDYFMFAVKNKYERRKLVHFAWENYKQNNHQERFIWGPVEKLKHFHPWEENEVNNSSEGPQDGVGKNLDSKPYKNYDKGKQSLSVHGGRVRDEKVMVSQCDSKMENVTASELIPMEDRGVLPENSPNHNTDTRPNQSTPLFKDVNSIMGQKEDNTEEKNDAKKEVEYENAKEDSSKVHKEEVIRKSKQDQEGGLEVNGPSSQNIDNKRIQGDHRKRKMPDSSTVNLTADDSTAADCTQSYHCASPCLSEEEGGQVDGVEDKVKKLKLKEKRNANDHPYGTEEDNPLDDASSGEKGENLSFPNIEFTFK; encoded by the exons ATGCCCAACCTGGACTTCTACCAGAACAAGGAGCGCTTTGAGCCAAATG GATTGTGCATTGATGATCTGCTCAGCGACTGGAAGGAGGATTACCCCACACTAGAGCGGAACCATTCTTACATTCAGTG GCTGTTTCCATTGCGAGAATACGGGATGAACTCATATGCCAAGCCCCTGACACTGAATGAGATTGCG ATGATGAAGAAGGATAAGGCTGTCATGGCAAGGTTCCTCAAAGCATACAGACTCATGCTGCACTTCTATGGTATTAAACTCataaatgaagagacaggagaagTGAAGAAGGAAGCAAATTGGGAGGAGAGATTTAAGAACCTGAATTA TCACAGCCACAACAATCTGCGGATCACTCGGATCCTGAAGTGTTTAGGGGAGATGGGCTATGATCACTTCCAGGCCCCTCTGGtcaagtttttcctggaggagacTTTAGTGCAAAACAGATTACCCAATGTAAAAAGGAGCGTATTAGACTATTTCATGTTTGCCGTGAAGAACAAGTACGAGCGCAGGAAACTAGTGCACTTTGCCTGGGAGAACTACAAACAAAATAATCACCAAGAAAGGTTTATCTGGGGGCCAGTGGAGAAGCTCAAACATTTCCACCCCTGGGAAGAGAATGAAGTAAACAATAGCTCTGAGGGGCCACAAGATGGTGTAGGAAAGAATCTAGATTCCAAGCCTTACAAAAACTATGATAAGGGAAAGCAGTCTCTCAGCGTCCATGGTGGCAGAGTCAGAGATGAAAAGGTTATGGTGAGTCAATGTGACTCCAAGATGGAAAATGTTACTGCTAGTGAGTTGATCCCtatggaagacagaggagtcttacCAGAGAACAGTCCAAATCATAACACAGATACCAGACCTAACCAAAGCACTCCACTTTTTAAAGATGTTAACTCCATCATGGGTCAAAAGGAAGACAACACTGAGGAGAAGAATGATGCAAAGAAAGAAGTTGAGTATGAAAATGCCAAAGAAGACTCCAGTAAAGTCCATAAGGAAGAAGTCATTAGGAAGAGCAAGCAAGACCAAGAAGGTGGGTTAGAGGTCAATGGACCCTCCAGCCAAAACATTGACAACAAGCGTATCCAAGGAGATCACCGGAAAAGAAAGATGCCTGACAGTAGTACCGTAAACCTTACAGCTGACGACTCTACGGCTGCAGACTGCACCCAGTCATATCATTGTGCCAGTCCATGTCTATCAGAAGAAGAGGGAGGTCAAGTAGATGGTGTAGAAGACAAGGTGAAGAAGCTCAAGCTGAAAGAAAAGCGGAACGCAAATGATCATCCTTATGGAACAGAAGAGGACAACCCCCTCGATGATGCCAGTTCAGGAGAGAAGGGCGAGAATCTTTCTTTTCCAAACATAGAATTTACCTTTAAATGA